The Erigeron canadensis isolate Cc75 chromosome 4, C_canadensis_v1, whole genome shotgun sequence genome window below encodes:
- the LOC122596304 gene encoding cytochrome P450 78A5-like, with amino-acid sequence MKTFFKASCLFLILCFLLSFNDDLSLPLLFFVSLLSLFPLVINTWLVPGGFAWRDSKLNPSKIPGPVGWPFLGILPKMGYHAHRKLASMASSMDATRLMAFSLGSTRVVITSHPETAKEILSGSAFSDRPIKESASLLMFERAIGFAPSGMYWRHLRRIASNHMFSPKRVSGLEWVRQQVCNEMVEKVSKEMMERRIVELRGILQKGSLRNVMESVFGCGLGIEKEEELRFMVKEGYELIGEFHWGDYFPIRVLDFSGVRRRCHKLTIKVKNLIGQIIEERKRNFEGVDNGQNDFLSILLCLPNEDQLTHDDMLAVLWEMIFRGTDTVAILLEWIMARMVLHQDIQAKAQHEIDEHVGSRHRRHVQDSDIPNLCYLQAIVKEVLRLHPPGPLLSWARLATVDVHVAKFFIPAGTTAMVNMWAITHDSSIWKNPWDFNPDRFMEEDFPIMGSDLRLAPFGSGRRVCPGKPLGLATVHLWLARLLQHYKWLPSSAKAVDLSECLKLSLELKTPMKCRVVVR; translated from the exons ATGAAAACCTTTTTTAAGGCAAGTTGCTTGTTTCTAATCCTATGCTTTCTATTATCCTTTAATGATGATCTATCTCTTCCACTTCTCTTTTTCGTTTCTCTTTTATCTCTCTTTCCCTTAGTTATTAACACATGGTTAGTCCCTGGCGGGTTTGCATGGAGAGATTCTAAGCTAAACCCTAGTAAAATCCCTGGTCCGGTCGGTTGGCCTTTCCTAGGGATTTTACCTAAAATGGGTTATCATGCTCATCGGAAACTTGCCTCAATGGCTAGCTCGATGGATGCAACTCGTCTTATGGCATTTAGCCTTGGCTCAACTCGTGTTGTTATTACCAGCCACCCTGAGACTGCAAAGGAAATATTAAGTGGTAGTGCCTTTTCGGACCGTCCTATAAAGGAATCCGCAAGTTTGCTCATGTTTGAACGAGCTATTGGGTTTGCACCATCGGGGATGTATTGGAGACATCTAAGGAGGATTGCCTCAAACCACATGTTCTCTCCCAAAAGAGTTTCGGGTCTCGAATGGGTTAGACAACAAGTGTGCAATGAAATGGTCGAAAAGGTGTCAAAAGAGATGATGGAGAGAAGGATTGTGGAGTTGAGAGGGATATTGCAAAAAGGTTCTTTGAGAAATGTCATGGAGAGTGTGTTTGGATGTGGTTTAGGaattgaaaaagaagaagaattaaGGTTTATGGTGAAAGAAGGGTATGAGTTGATAGGTGAATTTCATTGGGGTGATTATTTTccaattagggttttggactttaGTGGGGTCCGAAGGAGGTGTCACAAGTTGACTATAAAAGTCAAAAATCTCATAGGTCAAATtattgaagaaagaaaaagaaattttgaaggtgttgacaatgggcagaatGATTTTCTTAGTATATTGTTGTGTTTGCCTAATGAGGATCAACTCACACATGATGATATGTTGGCTGTTCTATGG GAGATGATCTTTCGAGGAACAGATACAGTTGCCATCCTTCTCGAATGGATCATGGCGCGAATGGTGTTGCACCAGGACATTCAAGCAAAGGCGCAACATGAGATTGATGAGCATGTGGGCAGCAGACACAGACGACATGTTCAAGATTCTGATATCCCAAATCTATGTTATCTTCAAGCCATTGTCAAAGAAGTCCTAAGGTTGCACCCCCCTGGCCCATTACTCTCCTGGGCTCGTCTAGCAACCGTTGATGTACACGTTGCTAAGTTTTTCATCCCAGCGGGGACAACCGCAATGGTTAACATGTGGGCCATCACACATGACTCCTCCATATGGAAAAATCCATGGGATTTCAACCCGGATAGGTTCATGGAAGAAGACTTCCCAATCATGGGTTCTGACCTTAGGCTCGCACCGTTTGGTTCTGGTCGTAGGGTATGCCCCGGGAAGCCATTGGGACTAGCCACGGTTCACTTGTGGCTTGCACGACTTCTCCAACACTATAAGTGGCTTCCGTCATCCGCAAAAGCAGTAGACCTTTCAGAGTGCCTAAAACTCTCTCTTGAGCTAAAGACACCAATGAAATGTCGTGTGGTTGTACGATAG